TCATAAAATCTCCTTAAAATAGAAAAAGACTAGAATAAATCTAGTCTTTTCGTGATTTTTCACATATTCTTGGTTTACACCCCACCTATGCTAAAGGTCTACCGATAAATCAAAACGGTAACGAGCTTCGCTGCCCCTAAAATTTCTGACCCATTAGGCTGGACAAGGATTTCTCGCATCCCCTGAGCTCATTTCTCATTAATATTATACCGTTAAATCTATTAAAATTCAAGACTAAATTTTTAAATTTATATGTATTTTCATTGTTCTTACTCACTCTATATTGAATATATAGTGAAACTATTTAACTATAATTTCTACTCTTCTATTTAATGCCTTATTCTCCATAGTATTATTATCTTTAATAAGCTCATTAAACCCTACACTTTTACTTACTAATACCTTAAATACCTTTACTTTCTAAATATGCTTTAACACTATTTGCCCTACTTAATCCTAAATTTAAGTTATATTTATCATTTCCATCTGTATCTGTATATCCAACAACTATAATCTCTTTATTTTCTAAATTAGTTATTAAAGCATCTATAATAGCCATTTGATTTTTATTTAAAGTAAATTTATTTGAATTAAATCCATAAATTGTATATACTTCTTTCTTTTTATTTTGCTTTTCTTCTATATTTTTAATTAACATTGATAATTTTTCTAGTTTTTCGTTTAATTCAATGTTTTCATTTTCTAAAATTTCAATTCTTCTTTCATTT
The genomic region above belongs to Streptobacillus moniliformis DSM 12112 and contains:
- a CDS encoding OmpA family protein, whose protein sequence is MKKILVINLLISAIGTLSYSNSSLEPIKVVAPVIAMKKEGKIDENERRIEILENENIELNEKLEKLSMLIKNIEEKQNKKKEVYTIYGFNSNKFTLNKNQMAIIDALITNLENKEIIVVGYTDTDGNDKYNLNLGLSRANSVKAYLESKGI